The Zingiber officinale cultivar Zhangliang chromosome 2A, Zo_v1.1, whole genome shotgun sequence genomic sequence ataatttttattttagtcACCTTAATCTTGTATCTTCTGCAAGGGGGAAAAAAGAATGGCAGAATGACCTACAATCCTTGCCAATGAATAACCTTAGAGATGTCTTCTTGTTCTCTTTTCCTTGCAAGACAGAATCATTAACCTTGTGTGTAGGAGGAATTCAAGTGCTTGGGCTTTTGTTTCTAATATTTTAGATCAAGGACTTTCACGACAAAGCATTTTGTTTCTGTCAGGGAAGATCATAGAGTTTCTTATATCCAACCCTTAATAGGGAACCATGTTTCCACTTTCCAGAAGTAGGAATTAGTAGACTTTTCAACATGTAGAAGCCCAAAAAATCACTGATTAGTTTCCATGTTGTTTTGTGAGAAGTGGGAAAATCTTTATATTGAATGAGTAATAACAAGCTATATGTCACAATTTGAAACTTGTGTATAGCTATGTGCATATGCCATAATTATTCAATCAACAATTGATCATGGTTATGAAATTTGCAAAATTTAAAGTAATACTACTTCAtacttttttaaaatttgtaatttttCCATACTGTTCATCCAATAATATTCACATTGATGTCTTTATTTACTAAACTAGTACCTTcttgaataaatttttatatttaaaaaaacttgTACTGAGAAATTGGCAATCATGTTTTTAAGACAATTATTTTCTTCTTTGTGAACTAGTATTTAAATGTTGGTAATTAGGAAACTACATCTATCAAAAATTAGTGCTAATGATAATATTAAAATGGATATATGAGGTATATGAAAaggtaaaattaaaaatatatatatattcaatagCAATTAAGAGAAGCTACAAAAATGAAATTTAGAGAAAATAAGTGAAGATGTAATGGGCATGTTCCAATACTTATATCTAGATTCTAGACATTAGATAAAGTGAATTTGTTGGACTTGGAGAGGTAAGAGGTAGAGGAGGACCCAAAAAATAATAGTCCATGGAATTAATAGTGATTTACAAGATTTGGGTATTAGTGATATAAGATCAATGTAACCTATCCCTAGTAACTGGAACTAAAAACATGGTTTGTTGATGTTGATGTATATGTTTGAACAACTGGTGTTTGGTTTCCATGTGCTCATACAAAGAAATGGGTCAAAGGGCATCTATTACTCAGTTATTAATTCTTGTGATGTATATGAAATAATTTTATCAACAGTTTTATAgtatcaagaaaaaaaatatgtatgAATTGTTACCATTTTGTATGTATATACTATTTAGCATAATCAATTGATTTCCATTGTTATCAACTTGCAACCTTCTCGAAATTATAATAacacaattattattattattattattattattattattattgtaaagCTATCCTTTAATTCCTTTgattatacaaaagaaaacatttTATGCTCTATAACATTAGCTAAAAGTTAAGATATATCATTTCATCTTACTATTTACTTTAAAAGACAATTTAGTGCATTCATGCTTGGACACACAGGTTGTGGATATTTGTCATGGTAgattaagaaattttaactttttgTTTTGCTCAAAACACATTGTTGCTTGTTTGTATATTGCAGATCTTGAGTGTATCTTCACTGTTATTTGCAATCTGGTAACAAGAGCCAATACCCCTGATGAAGCATTGGAGATGGCACAGTTGATATCTGCAAAAGTTGTCCAACAACCAACTGATAGACCAGCTTTGAGATTAAAGATGTGAGGTTTTCATTTTTTCTCTTTGGGTTTTATCATTCTCTGTTACTAACAAATGCACTTGTTTGAACCAGTTTGTTCAATCTCTACAATCTGCTAGAAAACCCATACAGCAAATTCTTTGTTTACACAAAGGCACTTGATTTGGCAGCCAGTGGGAAAGTTACTGAAAACATCATTCCTTCATTTAAAAAGATAGATAGTTTTCTGCAAGAATGGAACATTGGAAGGTTGGACATGAGGCAGCTTTTTCGGTCTATTTCTAATATTTTGAAGGataacaaaaggtggagagagaaaaaaaacctATTGTTTTTCTTATACTTGTCTCTCATCCCTATTTCTTAATGTTCTTGTTAATTGCTTGCAGTATGGCAAAAGATTCTTTTGCCTTCCTGACAAGGTATTTGGCCACTTTTTCTGGTTCTGGTGAGGATGCCTCTTCTATGAACGAAGCTAAAGAAGAAGCTGTTCAAGCTGTCGTTGATTTTGTTAGATCTCCAGATATAGTGCAGGTATCTCATTTGAGCAATTTTGTGCATCCATTGGAGTTTGAGTACTCAGTTTAATAGCTACTTAAGGTAAAGACAGAAAGAGAGAGTAATAAATTCATTCTCAGCATAACGAACCCCTTTTGCTTCAGACAGGAGACATTTTAAAAGTGTTTTAGGAAGATATTATGATTGTCTTAGTTACTATTTTACCAGTTCTTGACATCGATATCTATTATCATCTGTTTATAATCATATTTATGCTAACCAAGTTGCAATAGTATCTTATCTTCTTTGCAATCATATCtgaccaaaataaataatgtagcCAGCGCTCATTAGAATTTGCTCAGCCTAAAACTAAACTCAGAGAATCTGTAACACAATATTTTGTTGGTCAGCATAGGCTTTGGCTTTTGGGACTTGGACTCATGATGTCATTTTTGTGAAAGACCAGTCATCCAAGATTTTGGCACAATAGAATTGTTTGCTTTTTAAGTGTTGCTATTTTGCGTTCAAAATTTTGCAATGCTGGTCTTGGAAGCACTCGTGGCATTTATATTATAGGCATATGGTTTAACTTATATGTGAGCATATATTCCATGTTGCTATTCTTGCAGTGTGATTTGCTTGATTTGCCCGCTGTAGCACAACTGGAAAAGGATGCAAAATACTCATTGGTTTACCAGCTTTTGAAGATATTCGTTGCCCAAAGGCTGGACACATACATAGATTTCCATGCTACAAATGCAACGTTGTTGAAAAACTACGGTACGTTGCACATTTTTTTCTGCCTGTCCTATTCTTTCTACACTTCTTTGTCTGACATCTGTGGTTCTGCAGGTCTAGTTCATGAGGACTGCATTACAAAAATGAGGTTAATGTCACTGCTAGATCTCAGTTCCAACGAATCTGGAGAGATACCGTATTCTCTTATTAGAGACACTCTACAGGTAATAAAATGCCGCATATTATGCTTGTCACTTGCTATTCTTAATTATTGCCTTTACAGATCACGGACGATGAGGTAGAATACTGGGTTGTTAAAGCAATCGCCTCCAAGCATCTAAGCTGTAAGATGGATCAGATGAATCAAGTTGTGATCGTCAGGTATGTGAAATCCGCTTCCTCCCTAAGTTCGTGATCAATGTTGCTAGAACTTGTCGGATGAAGCCCTTCTATGGCTGTTTAATGTATCTATACTTAAACCTGATGTGTCCTTTTCCTGATTTGCAGCCGACATACAGCGCGGGTATTTGGTTTGTCAGAGTGGCAAAACATTCATTCGAAACTCAGTTTTTGGAAGGTAAAAGTCTGTCATTTCCTCTGCGTGATCTTGAGTTAGTAGAGCCTCAGATATATTACAAGTTACTACATCTTTGTGATTGTTTCTTTAAAATGAAGTGGTTGAGGATTTCTATTAAATTCAAAGAACCGCATCAgtattaatttttgtaaaatttctttttttttcagcgCAACATTGCAAATGTGATCAGCACACTTCAAGCAAACAAGATATCTGAAGGAGTACAAGGAGTGCAAGGACAAGCCATTCGTTGAACTATggaagtttttgaaatttttctaggAAGTTCATGTATTCTTCTTTGTAATGTTTGAGAAAGGATTCGACTTATTATGGATCAATGATATCTTTTGAAGTTCAATGTTAAATGATATTATGGAGTTAtaagtttagaaaatttttaaagatcGAATTAAATGCTGATTTTCCCCCTTCAAAGTATGAGTTCGATTAGTTGACTTGTCAGTAATGTAAAGATTATATGTTTATGATTTTGTGATTTTTATGTGATAAATATATTGTTAAAATGAGGGTGTGGCCTAGGGAAGAAACGAGCGTACTGTTATTTCAGTGTTTTCTTGGGCGGAAATAAAGAACTGAAGAAATGCATAAGGGAAAAATCTGCTTTATTTCCTCCTGTACCTGATGAAAATATTACTACACATGATTTGGACTAGAAACTCAgatcatataaaaaataaattaattttttaggtttctaaataactaattcagaatttttgTCAAGCATTGTCAATTTTTCCGTGAGATCAAAACAAAATTTATCTGTCTTTGTTTGCTAATTTCTACCATGAAATTAGACACCTAAGCAAAAATTTTTGACgaatattaaaaagaaaatatatgCACACCGTAACAACAAACTGGAAAAATGATCATTGAACTTCCATTTGGTAGAGAATACGTGATGAAATCCAACAATTACACATTTATTCAACTTGTACAGGAAGTGGTTTAGTTTCTATGGCTACAACCTCGCATATTTTTTCAAAGTTTCTTCAGCTTCTTTTGCATGGTCTGGTACGGGCAAGTTTACTAAGAGGGTGACCCTTGCTGAGGATATCAGGACCCCTTTTTCTGAGCCAGACTCCATGTCCATCTTCCATAGCTGCACCTCCCACACCTTATCCAATTAATAATTTCATTAATCTTGCATTTGCTGACTGTTAAGGCAATCAATGAACAATTTTAGAGACTCCATATTTGTCACCATGAAGAATGAACCTGTCTACATTAATGGGTTGTAGTATATAAAAAAGGACTCTATAATGAACCTCTCCATGTTAAAGGGTTGTAGAATAGAAAACAATGGAAGAGTAATTTAAGCTGTCATGATCTCAATTAGCTCTAATTTATGATAATTGATTTTCTTGTCCCCCTAGTCTGCCCACCCTACCCAACCTATA encodes the following:
- the LOC122043471 gene encoding eukaryotic translation initiation factor 3 subunit M-like, with the translated sequence MSTFVPTSEEDPVLAVVRFTSELSWADAGPEVADTQVSGLCMEAEEFMLSGRWLDLASLILTTVDLITSRVSEKDLECIFTVICNLVTRANTPDEALEMAQLISAKVVQQPTDRPALRLKILFNLYNLLENPYSKFFVYTKALDLAASGKVTENIIPSFKKIDSFLQEWNIGRLDMRQLFRSISNILKDNKSMAKDSFAFLTRYLATFSGSGEDASSMNEAKEEAVQAVVDFVRSPDIVQCDLLDLPAVAQLEKDAKYSLVYQLLKIFVAQRLDTYIDFHATNATLLKNYGLVHEDCITKMRLMSLLDLSSNESGEIPYSLIRDTLQITDDEVEYWVVKAIASKHLSCKMDQMNQVVIVSRHTARVFGLSEWQNIHSKLSFWKRNIANVISTLQANKISEGVQGVQGQAIR